A single Brassica rapa cultivar Chiifu-401-42 chromosome A04, CAAS_Brap_v3.01, whole genome shotgun sequence DNA region contains:
- the LOC103865383 gene encoding B3 domain-containing protein At2g31720-like, whose protein sequence is MKTFKGREGDAKMIFEKAMTKTDLATNQGRLLMPFNQMAEMDFLNEAELKILEEHHKGDYVKKGVDVVLLDRSGKKRWNLNMRIWKMSTCFNYALCAGWNQVVLDNDFQRNQTITLWSFHSLDGTLYFAFDPPTPALSLVVISESEDPFVCEEANRRLYPFPKRRTTLRVCVPPPTSDSSNLRL, encoded by the coding sequence ATGAAGACATTCAAAGGTCGTGAGGGGGATGCGAAGATGATATTTGAGAAGGCGATGACGAAGACCGACCTCGCAACAAACCAAGGACGTCTCTTGATGCCCTTTAACCAAATGGCTGAGATGGATTTCTTGAACGAGGCGGAGTTGAAGATCCTAGAGGAGCATCACAAAGGAGATTATGTTAAAAAAGGAGTTGATGTGGTCTTGTTGGATCGTAGTGGTAAGAAGAGATGGAATCTTAACATGAGGATATGGAAGATGAGTACTTGTTTCAACTACGCCTTGTGTGCTGGTTGGAACCAGGTCGTCCTCGATAACGACTTTCAGAGAAACCAGACTATTACGCTCTGGTCCTTCCACTCACTAGATGGCACGCTCTACTTTGCTTTCGATCCTCCCACTCCAGCTCTATCTCTGGTTGTGATCTCAGAGTCAGAGGATCCGTTTGTGTGTGAAGAGGCAAACAGGAGACTTTATCCATTTCCAAAGAGAAGGACAACTCTTCGAGTTTGTGTTCCACCTCCAACAAGTGACTCCAGCAACCTCCGGTTGTGA
- the LOC103865069 gene encoding PTI1-like tyrosine-protein kinase 2 isoform X2: MRRWICCGRISGDSDLSNDEQHLKTQWQQQQQPDANQKLKPQPATKPDVPKEALPIEVPPLSVEEVKEKTDNFGSKSLIGEGSYGRVYYATLNDGKAVALKKLDVAPEAETNAEFLSQVSMVSRLKHDNLIQLVGYCVDEDLRVLAYEFATMGSLHDVLHGRKGVQGAQPGPTLDWITRVKIAVEAARGLEYLHEKVQPPVIHRDVRSSNVLLFEDYQAKIADFNLSNQAPDNAARLHSTRVLGTFGYHAPEYAMTGQLTQKSDVYSFGVVLLELLTGRKPVDHTMPRGQQSLVTWATPRLSEDKVKQCVDPKLKGEYPPKSVAKLAAVAALCVQYESEFRPNMSIVVKALQPLLKPPAPAAPVPEA, from the exons ATGCGCAGGTGGATCTGTTGTGGGCGTATATCAGGTGATTCAGATTTATCAAATGATGAGCAACATCTCAAAACTCAatggcaacaacaacaacaacctgATG CAAACCAAAAGCTAAAACCACAGCCTGCTACAAAACCTGACGTCCCCAAAGAAGCTCTTCCCATTGAAGTCCCTCCCTTGTCTGTAGAAGAGGTTAAAGAGAAGACAGACAATTTTGGATCAAAGTCACTGATTGGCGAGGGATCTTACGGAAGGGTGTATTACGCAACGCTAAACGATGGTAAAGCAGTGGCTTTGAAGAAACTCGACGTTGCACCTGAAGCTGAAACAAACGCTGAGTTCTTGAGTCAG GTTTCTATGGTTTCGAGACTGAAACATGATAACCTCATCCAACTAGTCGGTTACTGCGTCGACGAGGACCTCCGTGTTCTTGCTTACGAGTTCGCAACGATGGGATCACTTCACGACGTTCTACACGGTAGGAAAGGAGTGCAAGGCGCGCAGCCAGGTCCGACGCTCGACTGGATAACGAGGGTGAAGATAGCCGTGGAGGCGGCTAGGGGATTAGAGTACCTTCACGAGAAGGTTCAGCCTCCTGTGATACACAGAGACGTGAGATCTAGCAACGTGCTTCTCTTTGAAGACTATCAAGCGAAAATCGCTGATTTTAATCTCTCGAATCAGGCTCCTGATAATGCTGCTCGTCTTCACTCTACTAGAGTGTTGGGAACCTTTGGCTATCACGCTCCAGA ATATGCCATGACTGGACAGTTGACGCAGAAGAGTGACGTGTATAGCTTTGGGGTTGTGCTGCTTGAGCTTTTGACTGGGAGGAAGCCTGTAGATCACACGATGCCACGTGGCCAGCAGAGTCTTGTAACATGG GCTACACCGAGACTTAGTGAAGACAAAGTGAAGCAGTGTGTTGATCCAAAGCTAAAAGGAGAGTATCCTCCTAAATCAGTTGCTAAG CTAGCAGCGGTGGCAGCGTTGTGTGTGCAATACGAATCTGAGTTTAGACCGAATATGAGTATAGTTGTGAAAGCTTTGCAGCCGCTTCTCAAACCTCCAGCTCCAGCAGCCCCAGTACCTGAAGCCTGA
- the LOC103865069 gene encoding PTI1-like tyrosine-protein kinase 2 isoform X1 — protein MRRWICCGRISGDSDLSNDEQHLKTQWQQQQQPDAANQKLKPQPATKPDVPKEALPIEVPPLSVEEVKEKTDNFGSKSLIGEGSYGRVYYATLNDGKAVALKKLDVAPEAETNAEFLSQVSMVSRLKHDNLIQLVGYCVDEDLRVLAYEFATMGSLHDVLHGRKGVQGAQPGPTLDWITRVKIAVEAARGLEYLHEKVQPPVIHRDVRSSNVLLFEDYQAKIADFNLSNQAPDNAARLHSTRVLGTFGYHAPEYAMTGQLTQKSDVYSFGVVLLELLTGRKPVDHTMPRGQQSLVTWATPRLSEDKVKQCVDPKLKGEYPPKSVAKLAAVAALCVQYESEFRPNMSIVVKALQPLLKPPAPAAPVPEA, from the exons ATGCGCAGGTGGATCTGTTGTGGGCGTATATCAGGTGATTCAGATTTATCAAATGATGAGCAACATCTCAAAACTCAatggcaacaacaacaacaacctgATG CAGCAAACCAAAAGCTAAAACCACAGCCTGCTACAAAACCTGACGTCCCCAAAGAAGCTCTTCCCATTGAAGTCCCTCCCTTGTCTGTAGAAGAGGTTAAAGAGAAGACAGACAATTTTGGATCAAAGTCACTGATTGGCGAGGGATCTTACGGAAGGGTGTATTACGCAACGCTAAACGATGGTAAAGCAGTGGCTTTGAAGAAACTCGACGTTGCACCTGAAGCTGAAACAAACGCTGAGTTCTTGAGTCAG GTTTCTATGGTTTCGAGACTGAAACATGATAACCTCATCCAACTAGTCGGTTACTGCGTCGACGAGGACCTCCGTGTTCTTGCTTACGAGTTCGCAACGATGGGATCACTTCACGACGTTCTACACGGTAGGAAAGGAGTGCAAGGCGCGCAGCCAGGTCCGACGCTCGACTGGATAACGAGGGTGAAGATAGCCGTGGAGGCGGCTAGGGGATTAGAGTACCTTCACGAGAAGGTTCAGCCTCCTGTGATACACAGAGACGTGAGATCTAGCAACGTGCTTCTCTTTGAAGACTATCAAGCGAAAATCGCTGATTTTAATCTCTCGAATCAGGCTCCTGATAATGCTGCTCGTCTTCACTCTACTAGAGTGTTGGGAACCTTTGGCTATCACGCTCCAGA ATATGCCATGACTGGACAGTTGACGCAGAAGAGTGACGTGTATAGCTTTGGGGTTGTGCTGCTTGAGCTTTTGACTGGGAGGAAGCCTGTAGATCACACGATGCCACGTGGCCAGCAGAGTCTTGTAACATGG GCTACACCGAGACTTAGTGAAGACAAAGTGAAGCAGTGTGTTGATCCAAAGCTAAAAGGAGAGTATCCTCCTAAATCAGTTGCTAAG CTAGCAGCGGTGGCAGCGTTGTGTGTGCAATACGAATCTGAGTTTAGACCGAATATGAGTATAGTTGTGAAAGCTTTGCAGCCGCTTCTCAAACCTCCAGCTCCAGCAGCCCCAGTACCTGAAGCCTGA
- the LOC103865070 gene encoding uncharacterized protein LOC103865070 — MAVMSHNKAEGRLYESTQTRLVPYIQTLGQESGGDDDDDDSDVAPAA, encoded by the coding sequence ATGGCAGTGATGAGTCACAACAAAGCAGAAGGCAGGCTATACGAGTCAACTCAGACTCGGCTAGTTCCTTACATACAAACTCTTGGCCAAGAGAGCGGAGGAGACGATGATGACGACGACTCTGACGTGGCTCCGGCGGCTTGA
- the LOC103865071 gene encoding pentatricopeptide repeat-containing protein At2g30780 isoform X1 has translation MMRSIQHHNVFPSGSSDPILPINPTGAFRSKGEVFLPMTSKFTKLSGQFIGKFTRVTALPAHHTDMVQRVSILKNELLATGNSKERFESVLDQKGQWLFRSYRDGAGIVELMDQLFTLPYLALQVLEWRRRQFDCCIPLTTEEYAKGIKIAGRARDISFAVFLFNEAAKKRSQTTSVYNALMSAYMYNGLAEECQSVFRDFRRQTHCAPTVVTYNILISVYGRLLMVKNMEAAFEEMQKLKISPNASTYNCLIAGYVTAWNWDKLEATFREMKTGLVHPDTETCLLMLRGYANSGDLNKMEEMYESVKDQVGVNRGALVRAMICAYCKKAVEGRVQKIENLLSLLSGEEYYPWLNVLLIRLYAQEDILESMERRIDEAFEHNTCVNKSSIMRAITAAYFRSNEVDSLVSFVKRAESAGWKLCRSLYHCKIVMYGSQRRFEEMEGVVNEMGETNYGLVTKTFAIMVKAYKSHGMELNAERVIGKMLKHGCLHIPRTHLTKSASDATQVA, from the exons ATGATGAGAAGCATTCAGCACCACAATGTTTTTCCCAGTGG ATCCTCAGATCCGATCCTTCCTATCAATCCGACCGGAGCTTTCCGCTCCAAAGGCGAAGTCTTTTTACCCATGACATCGAAGTTTACGAAACTCAGCGGCCAATTCATCGGCAAATTCACCCGTGTCACCGCCTTGCCTGCCCATCACACTGATATGGTCCAAAGGGTTTCGATCTTAAAAAACGAGCTTTTAGCGACGGGTAACAGTAAGGAGAGGTTCGAGAGCGTTCTGGATCAGAAAGGGCAGTGGCTGTTTAGAAGCTATCGTGATGGAGCTGGGATCGTCGAGCTTATGGACCAACTCTTTACGCTTCCTTACTTAGCTCTTCAG GTTTTGGAGTGGAGAAGAAGACAATTCGATTGTTGTATCCCTCTGACAACTGAGGAGTATGCAAAAGGGATCAAGATCGCGGGTCGAGCTAGGGACATCAGCTTTGCGGTGTTTCTATTCAATGAGGCTGCTAAGAAACGAAGCCAGACGACTTCAGTTTACAATGCGTTGATGAGTGCTTACATGTACAACGGCCTCGCCGAGGAATGCCAGTCGGTTTTCAGAGACTTCAGGAGGCAAACGCATTGTGCTCCGACCGTCGTGACCTATAATATTCTTATATCTGTGTACGGTCGGCTTCTGATGGTGAAGAATATGGAAGCAGCTTTTGAAGAGATGCAGAAATTGAAGATTTCTCCAAATGCCAGTACTTATAACTGTCTGATTGCTGGTTATGTGACTGCCTGGAACTGGGATAAGTTGGAAGCAACTTTTCGAGAGATGAAGACAGGTCTGGTTCATCCTGATACGGAGACGTGTCTGCTGATGCTTCGTGGGTATGCAAACTCAGGGGATTTGAATAAGATGGAGGAGATGTACGAATCGGTTAAAGATCAGGTTGGTGTAAACAGGGGTGCTTTGGTCAGAGCCATGATCTGTGCGTATTGTAAGAAAGCTGTTGAGGGTAGAGTCCAAAAGATTGAGAATCTATTGAGTCTTCTCTCTGGGGAGGAATATTACCCTTGGTTGAATGTGCTTTTGATTCGTCTGTATGCTCAAGAAGACATTCTTGAATCAATGGAGAGGAGAATCGACGAGGCGTTTGAGCACAACACGTGTGTTAATAAATCGAGTATTATGAGGGCAATCACTGCGGCTTACTTCAGAAGTAATGAAGTAGACAGTCTTGTTAGTTTCGTCAAGCGTGCGGAGTCTGCTGGATGGAAGCTATGCAGGTCTCTCTACCACTGTAAGATAGTGATGTATGGCTCACAAAGACGCTTTGAAGAAATGGAAGGGGTTGTAAATGAGATGGGGGAGACTAATTATGGGCTGGTTACTAAGACGTTTGCGATTATGGTTAAGGCTTATAAAAGTCACGGAATGGAGTTGAATGCTGAGAGAGTTATAGGAAAGATGCTGAAACATGGGTGTCTACATATTCCAAGAACGCATCTAACTAAATCGGCTTCAGATGCAACTCAAGTTGCGTAA
- the LOC103865071 gene encoding pentatricopeptide repeat-containing protein At2g30780 isoform X2: protein MTSKFTKLSGQFIGKFTRVTALPAHHTDMVQRVSILKNELLATGNSKERFESVLDQKGQWLFRSYRDGAGIVELMDQLFTLPYLALQVLEWRRRQFDCCIPLTTEEYAKGIKIAGRARDISFAVFLFNEAAKKRSQTTSVYNALMSAYMYNGLAEECQSVFRDFRRQTHCAPTVVTYNILISVYGRLLMVKNMEAAFEEMQKLKISPNASTYNCLIAGYVTAWNWDKLEATFREMKTGLVHPDTETCLLMLRGYANSGDLNKMEEMYESVKDQVGVNRGALVRAMICAYCKKAVEGRVQKIENLLSLLSGEEYYPWLNVLLIRLYAQEDILESMERRIDEAFEHNTCVNKSSIMRAITAAYFRSNEVDSLVSFVKRAESAGWKLCRSLYHCKIVMYGSQRRFEEMEGVVNEMGETNYGLVTKTFAIMVKAYKSHGMELNAERVIGKMLKHGCLHIPRTHLTKSASDATQVA, encoded by the exons ATGACATCGAAGTTTACGAAACTCAGCGGCCAATTCATCGGCAAATTCACCCGTGTCACCGCCTTGCCTGCCCATCACACTGATATGGTCCAAAGGGTTTCGATCTTAAAAAACGAGCTTTTAGCGACGGGTAACAGTAAGGAGAGGTTCGAGAGCGTTCTGGATCAGAAAGGGCAGTGGCTGTTTAGAAGCTATCGTGATGGAGCTGGGATCGTCGAGCTTATGGACCAACTCTTTACGCTTCCTTACTTAGCTCTTCAG GTTTTGGAGTGGAGAAGAAGACAATTCGATTGTTGTATCCCTCTGACAACTGAGGAGTATGCAAAAGGGATCAAGATCGCGGGTCGAGCTAGGGACATCAGCTTTGCGGTGTTTCTATTCAATGAGGCTGCTAAGAAACGAAGCCAGACGACTTCAGTTTACAATGCGTTGATGAGTGCTTACATGTACAACGGCCTCGCCGAGGAATGCCAGTCGGTTTTCAGAGACTTCAGGAGGCAAACGCATTGTGCTCCGACCGTCGTGACCTATAATATTCTTATATCTGTGTACGGTCGGCTTCTGATGGTGAAGAATATGGAAGCAGCTTTTGAAGAGATGCAGAAATTGAAGATTTCTCCAAATGCCAGTACTTATAACTGTCTGATTGCTGGTTATGTGACTGCCTGGAACTGGGATAAGTTGGAAGCAACTTTTCGAGAGATGAAGACAGGTCTGGTTCATCCTGATACGGAGACGTGTCTGCTGATGCTTCGTGGGTATGCAAACTCAGGGGATTTGAATAAGATGGAGGAGATGTACGAATCGGTTAAAGATCAGGTTGGTGTAAACAGGGGTGCTTTGGTCAGAGCCATGATCTGTGCGTATTGTAAGAAAGCTGTTGAGGGTAGAGTCCAAAAGATTGAGAATCTATTGAGTCTTCTCTCTGGGGAGGAATATTACCCTTGGTTGAATGTGCTTTTGATTCGTCTGTATGCTCAAGAAGACATTCTTGAATCAATGGAGAGGAGAATCGACGAGGCGTTTGAGCACAACACGTGTGTTAATAAATCGAGTATTATGAGGGCAATCACTGCGGCTTACTTCAGAAGTAATGAAGTAGACAGTCTTGTTAGTTTCGTCAAGCGTGCGGAGTCTGCTGGATGGAAGCTATGCAGGTCTCTCTACCACTGTAAGATAGTGATGTATGGCTCACAAAGACGCTTTGAAGAAATGGAAGGGGTTGTAAATGAGATGGGGGAGACTAATTATGGGCTGGTTACTAAGACGTTTGCGATTATGGTTAAGGCTTATAAAAGTCACGGAATGGAGTTGAATGCTGAGAGAGTTATAGGAAAGATGCTGAAACATGGGTGTCTACATATTCCAAGAACGCATCTAACTAAATCGGCTTCAGATGCAACTCAAGTTGCGTAA
- the LOC103865072 gene encoding DExH-box ATP-dependent RNA helicase DExH6, with amino-acid sequence MGNKRFRSENAAGKPSSVEATRIWASKVIEDFRASGNEVYTFEHNLSNTERGVIHQMCRKMGIQSKSSGQGNQRRLSIFKDMYRNGKNKGAKEKSNKEKLRCVSFPPEADAILQELFTYYPPCDGDTAATSFNKYVGKSGKQGQWKDDFFRKPQMSGDEILDKVASLSSRLRNDRALQEISKLRSRLPITSFRDAITSAVESNQVILISGETGCGKTTQVPQYLLDHMWSSKRETCKIVCTQPRRISAMSVSERISCERGESIGDNIGYKVRLQSKGGRHSSVVFCTNGILLRVLVGKGSGSYVSDITHIIVDEIHERDCYSDFMLAIIRDLLPSNPHLRLILMSATLDAERFSGYFGGCPVVRVPGFTYPVRTLYLEDVLSILKSGGDNHLSSANLSIPDQKLDLTDEDKLALDEAIILAWTNDEFDALLDLVSSQGSPEIYNYQHQSTLLTPLMVFAGKGRISDVCMLLSFGADWNLKSKDGMTALELAETENQLEAAQIIREHAESSQSNSQQGQQLLDKYMATINPEQVDVSLIQQLMRKICGDSEDGGAILVFLPGWDDINKTRQRLLDSPIFSDGSKFNIICLHSMVPAGEQKKVFSRPPRGCRKIVLATNIAESAVTIDDVVYVIDSGRMKEKSYDPYSNVSTLQSSWVSKANAKQREGRAGRCQPGICYHLYSRLRAASMPDFKVPEIKRMPVEELCLQVKILDPNCKTNDFLQKLLDPPVDQSIANALSILQDIGALTPEEELTELGEKFGHLPVHPLISKMLFFAVLVNCLDPALTLACAADYKEPFTMPMSPVERQKAATAKLELASLCGGDSDHLAVVAAFDCWKNAKERGLAAEFCSQYFVSPSAMKMLDQMRSQLESELKRHGIIPNDISSCSQNSRDPGILRAVLAVGLYPMVGRLCPSFGNNRRSLVETASGAKVRVHSLSNNFNLSSKKYDESLVVFDEITRGDGGMHIRNCTVARDLPLLLVSTEIAVAPTERSDADDSDGEEEEEEDEETGEEEDEEEGMNIHKAESRREENMMSSPENSVKLVVDRWLPFKTTALEVAQMYILRERLTASILFKVRHPRENLPPHLGASMYAIARILSYDGHAGLSSPSESMRPKHSRTEMYETGGWEEKPNSFLNSLFWSLSLKESKPSSSGHVNRNRQHGFNTVPTEVASMHTQQNIKQRNPKSAINGDPGKKKEKMYVNHTNGIHQPEAASIAKQSKHRSGNGSGSGNKKENMPSDQVYGNQQPNSAPREGASPVANHQISKKTKNRPANISDFGKKKTQYVPKIDLHKKEREDKVEQRGNA; translated from the exons ATGGGGAACAAGAGGTTCAGGTCTGAAAATGCAGCCGGCAAGCCAAGTTCCGTCGAAGCTACTAGGATCTGGGCTTCTAAGGTCATCGAAGACTTTCGAGCCTCCGGTAACGAAG TTTACACGTTTGAGCATAACCTTTCGAACACCGAACGTGGCGTGATTCACCAGATGTGTCGGAAAATGGGTATTCAATCCAAAAGCTCTGG GCAAGGGAATCAAAGGCGTCTTTCGATATTCAAAGACATGTATAGAAATGGGAAGAACAAAGGAGCTAAGGAGAAGTCTAACAAAGAGAAGCTTCGGTGCGTCTCGTTTCCGCCTGAGGCTGATGCTATTCTTCAGGAGTTGTTTACTTATTATCCACCTTGCGATGGAGATACTGCTGCGACGTCGTTTAACAAGTACGTAGGCAAGTCTGGTAAACAAGGGCAGTGGAAAGATGATTTTTTTAGGAAGCCGCAGATGAGCGGTGATGAGATCTTGGACAAGGTGGCGTCTTTGAGTTCTAGGCTGAGGAATGATAGAGCTCTTCAGGAG ATCTCTAAGTTGCGGTCAAGGCTTCCCATCACATCGTTTAGAGACGCTATCACATCTGCTGTTGAATCTAATCAG GTTATTCTTATTTCTGGTGAAACTGGTTGCGGGAAAACTACTCAG GTGCCTCAATATCTTTTAGACCATATGTGGTCAAGCAAAAGAGAAACCTGCAAAATTGTATGCACCCAACCACGGCGTATCTCCGCTATGTCAG TTTCTGAAAGAATATCCTGTGAAAGAGGTGAAAGCATTGGAGACAACATTGGTTACAAG GTTCGACTGCAGAGCAAAGGTGGAAGACACTCATCAGTTGTTTTCTGCACCAATGGCATTCTCCTGAGAGTGCTTGTAGGAAAAGGCTCTGGCAGCTATGTTTCCGACATTACTCACATCATTGTG GATGAAATCCATGAAAGGGATTGCTACTCTGATTTCATGTTGGCAATTATAAG GGACTTGCTTCCATCAAATCCTCATCTCCGTCTG ATCTTAATGAGTGCTACGCTTGATGCTGAGAGATTTTCGGGATATTTTGGAGGTTGCCCGGTTGTCCGTGTCCCTGGATTCACTTATCCA GTGAGAACTTTATATTTGGAGGATGTGCTCTCTATTTTGAAGTCAGGTGGAGATAATCATCTAAGCTCTGCCAACTTGAGTATACCAGACCAGAAGCTTGATTTAACAGATGAAGATAAACTTGCTTTAGATGAAGCAATCATCTTGGCTTGGACAAATGATGAGTTCGATGCCCTCTTAGATCTAGTTTCTTCTCAGGGAAGTCCCGAGATCTACAATTATCAGCACCAATCAACCTTACTAACACCACTTATGGTATTTGCTGGAAAAGGAAGGATCAGCGATGTATGCATGCTCCTCTCATTCGGCGCAGACTGGAACTTAAAGTCCAAAGATGGAATGACAGCCTTAGAATTGGCCGAAACAGAGAATCAGCTAGAAGCTGCTCAAATCATCAGGGAGCATGCAGAAAGCTCTCAGTCTAATTCTCAGCAAGGACAGCAGTTACTCGATAAGTACATGGCGACAATCAACCCGGAGCAGGTCGATGTGAGTCTTATACAGCAGCTAATGAGGAAGATATGTGGCGACTCAGAAGATGGTGGTGCCATTCTCGTTTTTCTACCTGGATGGGatgatataaataaaacaagaCAGAGGTTACTTGACAGCCCTATTTTCTCGGATGGTAGTAAATTCAACATTATATGTCTTCACTCAATGGTTCCAGCAGGGGAGCAGAAGAAAGTTTTTAGTCGCCCTCCTCGAGGTTGTCGCAAGATTGTGCTTGCCACGAATATTGCTGAGTCAGCAGTGACCATTGATGATGTGGTTTACGTGATAGATAGCGGCCGGATGAAGGAAAAGAGCTATGATCCTTACAGTAATGTTTCAACTCTTCAATCTTCATGGGTGTCGAAAGCAAATGCCAAACAGCGTGAGGGTCGTGCAGGCCGTTGCCAGCCTGGCATTTGTTATCATCTCTATTCTAGACTTCGTGCAGCCTCTATGCCGGATTTTAAAGTTCCTGAGATTAAGAGGATGCCTGTAGAAGAACTCTGCCTACAG gTTAAGATCCTCGATCCAAATTGTAAGACAAATGATTTCCTTCAGAAACTGTTGGACCCGCCTGTTGATCAAAGTATTGCAAACGCCTTGAGCATCCTACAAGACATCGGAGCCCTGACACCTGAGGAAGAGCTGACAGAACTTGGAGAGAAGTTTGGTCATCTCCCAGTTCATCCTCTGATAAGCAAAATGCTTTTCTTCGCTGTATTAGTAAACTGTCTGGATCCAGCACTTACTCTGGCATGTGCAGCAGACTACAAGGAACCGTTTACCATGCCCATGTCGCCAGTTGAAAGACAGAAAGCTGCTACTGCAAAGCTTGAACTTGCGTCGCTCTGTGGTGGCGACAGTGATCACCTAGCGGTTGTTGCCGCCTTTGACTGCTGGAAAAACGCAAAAGAAAGAGGTCTTGCGGCTGAGTTTTGCTCTCAGTATTTTGTATCCCCAAGTGCTATGAAGATGTTGGATCAGATGCGTAGCCAACTTGAGTCAGAACTTAAAAGACATGGGATCATTCCTAATGACATATCGAGTTGTAGCCAGAACTCGCGTGACCCTGGTATACTCCGTGCCGTCCTAGCTGTGGGATTGTATCCAATGGTGGGGAGATTGTGCCCATCTTTTGGTAATAATCGAAGATCTTTGGTAGAGACTGCTAGTGGTGCCAAAGTTCGTGTGCATTCGCTCTCAAACAACTTCAACTTGTCTTCAAAGAAGTATGATGAGTCTTTAGTTGTGTTCGATGAGATCACACGTGGAGATGGAGGCATGCACATACGAAACTGTACCGTTGCTCGCGATCTCCCTTTGTTACTGGTCTCAACAGAGATAGCTGTAGCTCCTACAGAGAGGAGTGATGCTGATGATAGTGAtggcgaggaagaagaagaagaagatgaagaaacaggagaagaagaagatgaagaagaggggATGAATATACATAAAGCAGAGAGTAGGCGTGAAGAGAACATGATGTCTTCACCTGAAAATTCAGTTAAGTTAGTAGTTGATCGGTGGCTGCCTTTCAAAACCACAGCCCTTGAAGTTGCTCAAATGTACATTCTGCGGGAGAGATTAACAGCATCCATTTTGTTCAAG GTAAGACATCCACGGGAAAATCTACCGCCTCATCTTGGAGCTTCTATGTATGCAATAGCTCGTATTCTCTCATATGATGGTCATGCGGGACTTTCATCTCCATCGGAGTCTATGAGGCCAAAACATTCGAGGACTGAGATGTATGAAACTGGAGGATGGGAGGAAAAGCCGAACTCTTTCCTCAACTCACTCTTTTGGTCTCTGAGTCTGAAAGAGAGCAAGCCTTCTTCTTCTGGTCACGTGAATAGGAATCGACAGCATGGTTTCAACACGGTTCCAACAGAAGTTGCATCAATGCATACGCAGCAAAACATCAAGCAAAGAAACCCCAAATCAGCTATCAATGGTGATCCGGGtaagaaaaaggagaaaatgTATGTTAATCACACCAATGGGATTCACCAGCCTGAAGCTGCATCTATTGCTAAGCAATCAAAGCACAGATCAGGCAACGGTTCGGGTTCAGGTAACAAGAAAGAGAACATGCCTTCGGATCAGGTCTATGGTAATCAGCAACCAAACTCAGCTCCAAGAGAAGGTGCCTCACCGGTGGCTAATCATCAGATCAGTAAGAAAACAAAGAACAGGCCAGCCAACATCTCGGATTTTGGCAAGAAGAAAACACAGTATGTTCCAAAGATAGATCTCCATAAAAAGGAACGCGAAGACAAAGTAGAACAAAGGGGAAATGCATGA